In Malania oleifera isolate guangnan ecotype guangnan chromosome 8, ASM2987363v1, whole genome shotgun sequence, a single window of DNA contains:
- the LOC131163053 gene encoding dihydroflavonol 4-reductase-like: MSGVWDRSSGDRSLSDLKTERRRMEEEKTVCVTGASGFIASWLVKLLLERGYHVRAVVRDPENAEKVKHLVDLPDAKARLSLWKGDLAVEGSYDDAVLGCVGVFHLATPMGFNSSTDPENEIIKPTVDGVLNVLRSCCKAKSTLKRVVYTSSMAAVAVNKPPPPAEYDESFWTNVDVCRAVKMGGWSYFAAKTLGEKAAWEFAKENGVDLVAIQPPVVMGPFLTPYRTPSAGIALSLLTRNTTAYPLLMRSRAVHLDDVCNAHILLFEHPQAEGRFLCSSHTFTILDLAKYLKQKYPEYNIPTQFEGIDESTKSIPCSTKKLKELGFKFKYTEEECHVGVLFDEAINCCREKGLLPPPSANPVQ, translated from the exons ATGTCCGGCGTTTGGGATAGATCAAGCGGGGATCGATCGCTATCAGATCTAAAGACAGAGAGAAGAAGGATGGAAGAAGAGAAGACGGTGTGCGTGACAGGGGCCTCTGGGTTCATAGCCTCGTGGCTCGTCAAGTTGCTCCTGGAGCGGGGCTACCATGTCAGAGCCGTGGTGCGAGATCCCG AGAACGCGGAGAAGGTGAAGCATCTGGTGGATCTGCCGGACGCGAAGGCGCGGCTGAGCCTGTGGAAAGGGGATCTCGCGGTGGAAGGGAGCTATGACGACGCCGTTCTGGGATGCGTCGGCGTCTTCCATCTCGCCACGCCGATGGGTTTCAACAGTTCCACCGATCCAGAG AACGAAATAATAAAGCCGACGGTGGATGGGGTGCTGAACGTGCTGAGGTCGTGCTGCAAGGCCAAGAGTACATTGAAAAGAGTGGTGTACACCTCCAGCATGGCAGCGGTGGCCGTTAATAAGCCGCCGCCGCCGGCCGAGTACGACGAGAGCTTCTGGACCAACGTTGACGTGTGCAGGGCCGTCAAGATGGGCGGTTGG TCATACTTCGCGGCAAAGACACTTGGGGAGAAAGCAGCGTGGGAATTCGCGAAGGAGAATGGGGTGGACCTGGTGGCGATCCAGCCCCCCGTTGTGATGGGCCCATTTCTCACTCCCTACAGGACCCCCAGCGCTGGAATTGCCCTCTCCCTCCTCACTC GAAACACTACCGCATACCCACTGCTGATGCGATCGAGAGCCGTCCATTTGGACGACGTGTGCAACGCTCACATCTTGCTGTTCGAGCACCCGCAGGCAGAGGGCAGATTCCTCTGCTCCTCTCACACCTTCACCATCCTCGACCTCGCCAAATATCTCAAGCAAAAATATCCCGAGTACAATATTCCCACCCA ATTCGAGGGTATTGATGAGTCTACGAAGTCGATTCCGTGCTCCACAAAGAAGCTGAAGGAGTTAGGGTTCAAATTCAAGTACACCGAAGAAGAGTGCCATGTCGGGGTTCTATTTGACGAGGCCATCAATTGTTGCAGGGAGAAAGGCCTTCTGCCGCCGCCCAGTGCTAACCCTGTCCAGTAA